In a single window of the Anopheles cruzii unplaced genomic scaffold, idAnoCruzAS_RS32_06 scaffold00516_ctg1, whole genome shotgun sequence genome:
- the LOC128276113 gene encoding uncharacterized protein LOC128276113 — MKSSALLGCALLMALGTVAAGAENTSLEIAERDNKLNKAVIEFLENLQKSMPCGIPDMGIPVLAPLELDHVEFDVVQKGLRFKTEFNDLLVEGLDDFEIRKIDVKVLKLQLDFEFFFNSIRTKGKYQVKGKTLGFIPFQRSGPFKFNVNGITVKGTVKVALKGDSLQIRDLRITTTIESVNSKLKNVFHSRLLTLAFNRMVEGAVPGIINDNQVAITDTIESSVKPALNEVLSEISLQDLIDATTGEGSSLPVTC; from the exons ATGAAGTCGTCAGCCCTGCTCGGTTGCGCCCTGCTAATGGCCCTTGGGACGGtggctgccggtgccgaaaaCACTAGCCTCGAAATCGCGGAGCGTGACAATAAGCTGAACAAAGCGGTGATCGAGTTCTTGGAGAACCTCCAGAAATCGATGCCATGTGGCATCCCGGATATGGGCATTCCGGTGCTTGCGCCGTTGGAGCTCGATCACGTGGAGTTTGACGTCGTTCAGAAAGGACTTAG GTTCAAAACCGAGTTCAACGACCTGCTGGTCGAGGGATTGGATGACTTCGAAATCAGGAAgatcgacgtgaaggtgctaAAGTTGCAGCTGGACTTTGAGTTTTTCTTCAACTCCATTCGCACGAAGGGGAAGTACCAGGTCAAGGGAAAGACCCTCGGGTTCATTCCGTTTCAACGATCGGGACCGTTCAAATTCAACGTCAACG GCATCACCGTGAAGGGAACGGTAAAGGTGGCGCTCAAGGGGGATAGCCTCCAGATCCGAGATCTGCGCATTACCACGACGATCGAATCGGTGAACTCGAAGCTGAAGAACGTGTTCCATTCGCGACTCCTGACTCTCGCCTTCAACCGTATGGTGGAAGGCGCAGTGCCGGGAATCATCAACGATAACCAGGTGGccatcaccgatacgatcgagaGCAGTGTCAAGCCGGCCCTAAACGAAGTGCTGAGTGAAATATCGCTACAAGACCTGATCGATGCCACGACCGGTGAGGGATCCTCTCTACCGGTTACCTGTTAG